The sequence TTAGCGCTCGATTGATGCAGCGATCTAGGGCTCGGGCTTCCGGAAAACTTGGTCTATCGTGCCGTTGCCATGGTTCCTCAATCCCCGTTGCAGAAGCTTCAGTCTTGCCCTAGCGGCCCATTGCAAATTCTGCCCCTGGCAGCGCTAGGCACGATCCCGAGAGGCGTTGTAGACAGAGACGCAGTAGACAAAGGCACGACCGAGACCCGGTTTGATTTGAAGACCGTGACGCTGTCGTTAGCCATACCGACCTACAACGAGGGTCAAAATATTGGCCCGCTGGTACAGCGCTTAACAGCGCTGCTCGATGCGGCTTTGCCCAATGACTACGAGCTGATCGTAGTCGATGACGACAGCCCCGATTTAACTTGGCAGCAGGCGCTAGCCTTGACGGCTACCTACCCCCAGCTGCGAGTGATGCGTCGCCAGGGGGAGCGCGGGCTGTCTTCGGCGGTGATTCGAGGCTGGCAGGGGGCTCGCGGGCAAATATTGGGCGTCATTGATGCCGACTTACAGCATCCGCCAGAGGTGCTGCTTGGGTTGCTAGAGGCGATTCAACAGGGAGCAGATTTGGCCGTAGGCAGTCGCCATGTGGAGGGCGGCGGCGTTAGCGAGTGGAGTCTGGCTCGGCGGGTGCTGTCGCGGGGGGCACAAACCGTAGGGCTGCTGCTGCTGCCCAATGTGGTAGGCCGGGTGAGCGACCCTATGAGTGGTTACTTTATGGTGCGGCGAGAGGCGATCGCTGGCCCCCTGCTCAACCCCAAGGGCTACAAGATTTTGCTAGAGGTGCTAGGGCGCGGCGACATCGGTGCGATCGCTGAGGTGGGCTACGTGTTTCAGGAGCGCCGGGAGGGGGCTAGTAAGGTCACCTGGCGGCAGTACATCGACTACATTCACCACCTGCTGCGGCTGCGGCTGGGGGGCAAGCTGTCACAACTGCACCAGCGGTTTCCCATGCAGCGGTTTGTGCGATTTGGGGTGGTGGGCCTGAGCGGCGTGGTGGTGGATATGGTGATTCTCTACCTGCTGCACAGCACTCTGGGGCTGCCGTTGACCCGCAGCAAAATTATGGCGGCTGAGGTAGCGATTATTAACAACTTTATTTGGAATGATGCCTGGACCTTTGCCGATGTCAGCATGCTGCAAAAGGGGTGGTCGGCTCGGCTAAAGCGGTTTTTCAAGTTCAATGCGATTTGCTTGGCGGGTCTCGTACTCAATGTGCTAATGCTGAGAGTCATCTATGACCTCGTGTTTGGTCAGCGCTGGCCCTACCTGGCTAACCTGGTGGCGATCGCCATTGTTACTTTCTGGAATTTTTGGCTCAACCTCAAGCTGAGCTGGCGGGTGACTCAGGTGAAGTGAGGGGTATCTGGGGTCAGGTCAATGCCGATTGAGCAAGAGTCATCTGCGCGACAGCGGGCTGCCTGGCATTGAGACCCGCTCACGGCCAGCAATTGTAATATCTAGTCACAGACAAGCCCTAAGCTACCGTCTTTGCCTTGTCGGCGATCCCCTGATCACCGATCACCAGTCCACCGCTGGTATTTACCCACGACCCCTCGCCCACCTGAGGTACCGGGCGAATGCTGCGGTAGCGGTCTTGGCGAATCCAGTCCAGCACTGACTGAATTTCAATTGACTTTTCTCCTAAGGTATTGAGCAGGTGCGATCCCAATTCTAGGGCGGCTTCAAACTCGGGCTGCACCACTTCCCTGGCTCCTAGCTGAGTAAGCACGTCGATTTCTTCGTTGGTGTGCGATCGCGCGATGATATCCAGCTCTGGTGCCCTAAGCAGCGCCCGTTGCAGCACCAAACGGGTGGTTGTAGGGTCGGGCAGGGTAATGGCCAGGGCTTTGGCGGTTTCTAGATAGGTTTTCTCCAGCACCAGTTCACTATCGGCGTCGCCGTAGACAAAGGGAATTTGCACCAGGGGGGCGTGGCGGTTGCGCAGACGCTGAATCGCGGTTTCGCTGTTTTCGACCACCAGCACCGAATAGCCCCGGCTGAGCAGCACATTCACCAGCACCTCGCCGACCCGGCCATAGCCCGCCACAATCACGTGGTCGCGAATGTCGCCGGGCACCGACAGCAGTTTGGGTTCTTCCGCCTGGTTGAGAAAATCCTTGAGCACCGGCAGATTGTGTAGCCAGTCGGCCACCTTGGGGGCCAGGTTAATCCACAGGGGGGTGAGCATCAGCGAAATGGCGATCGTGCCCAGCAAGAGCGAGTAGCGCTGCTCGGTAATTAGCCCCAGCTCTAGCCCCATTAAGGCCAGCACAAAGGAAAACTCGCCAATTTGGTTGAGGCCAAAGCTGGCCTTGACCGCCGTTTTGAGCGAATAGCCAAACCTCATCACAATGGGCAAAATAATCAGCGCCTTGCCCACCATGATCAGGGCCACCAGCTCCAAAATTTTACCCAGGTTGTTGAAAATTAGATGGGGGTCGATCAGCATGCCGATGGAGGCAAAAAACAGGCAGGCAAAGGTGTCGCGCAGGGGTAAAATTTTGCCCAGGGCCTGATCGGCGTAGTCGATTTCAGAAATCATTAACCCGGCAACAAAGGCCCCCATAGCGATCGAGAGACCCAGGATGGAGGTCACCCAGGCAATGCCCAAACAGAGGGCGACTACCGTGAGCAAAAACAGCTCGCTGCTCTCGGTGGCGGCAATGTGCTGAATCAGCGGCGGCACCACCCAGCGGCCCAGGGCGATCGCCCCCGCCAGAAACAGCCCAAACTTGAGCGCTGCGATCGCCAGGGCTGGCCCTAGGGCATCGGGCTGGTTAAGCACCGGCAGCACCGCCAGCATGAGGCCTAAGGCAATGTCTTGGGCAATCAGCAGACCCAGCATCACCTGGCCGTGGACCGTGGCGGTTTCGCCGCGATCGGTCAGGGTTTTGAGTACCACCGCTGTGGATGACAGCGACAACACCAGCCCCAGGAAAATGCCCTGAAGCACCGAATCGGCTGTGCCTGACAACAGCGACACCGAACACACCAGCAGCGTGGTGAGGCCAATTTGTAGCAGGCTGCCCTTGAGGGCGATCGCCCTTACCCGTTGTAGCTCCGTGAGCGAAAATTCGACCCCCAGAGCAAACAGCAAAAAGGCAATGCCCACCTCCGCCAGCCCCTGAATTTGCTCTACGTCGGTCTGAAGGCCCAGGCCAAAGGGGCCAATCACCAGTCCGGTGAGCAGGTAGCCCAGCAGGGCGGGCTGCTTGAGGCGATGGGCAATATAGCCGCCAATAGCAGAACACCCCAAGGCCAGGGTGAGATCAAGGACGAAGTTTGGTTCAGCGGTCATATAGGGGCGCGGTAGGGCAATGAACTCAGTGTCTGTAGGCAGCAGAGTCTACAAAACCCCCTGCACCAGTAGACACAGGGGGCATACAAGCAGTCAGAGAATGCCAGGGAGGTTGCGTTTCCCCAACGTGATCGATCAGCTAATTAAAGCAGCTAGATGCTCAGCTTCTATTGTCACCAATTGGGGGTGAGTATGCTATCAAAAGCGTGATTTCAGCCCAGTTTCTCCCCTAAACAGGACTTGAGCTCGCACTGTTCAAACTTGGCTGGAGACTGCCTCGATCGCGATCGCGCCCTTGACGCCAATTTTCTGCGCAGTTACGATGCTCTTGTTGTGCAATTTTGCGCCGTCACCGTTTGATGTTGTCTTTGCAGCTATCCCTCGCCCCTCTCTTCAGCCTGCTACTAGGGCTGGGACTGCTGCTGCGCCTTGGGCGCAACTAATTTTTAAAACAAAGGCGAAATGCCCTGAATAGTTTCCCTCCCCAGGTCCCAGGCTTTGCCTAGACCTAACTACCGCATGGGAGTTCTGGCAAAGCAGCCTTTGCAGCTGAAAAATGCTGGTGACTTTTAGGCCCTATAGGGTGGGAAATGCCCACCATCCCGCCAGGTGATGTTTAGAAATCACCCAAGTATTGCTATCTAATATTCGAGAGATCTCCCCATGTTGACCAACCCCGCCGAAAAATACCGCCCCTTTGCGCCGATCGCATTGGCCGGCCGTACCTGGCCCAATTGCACCATTACCCAGCCCCCGATCTGGCTCAGCACCGACCTGCGCGACGGCAACCAGGCCTTGATCGAACCCATGTCTGTAGAGCAAAAGCTGCGGATGTTTGAGCTGCTGGTAGCGATCGGCTTCAAAGAAATTGAGGTAGCCTTTCCCTCCGCATCGGAGACCGACTTTAACTTTGTGCGCCGCCTGATCGACGAAAACCGAGTGCCCGACGATGTGGAAATTCAGGTGCTGACCCAGGCGCGGGAAGACCTGATTCGCCGCACCTTTGAGTCACTGGCGGGGGCGAAGCGGGCGATCGTGCACGTCTACAACGCCACAGCACCGGTGTTTCGGCAGGTAGTGTTTCGCCACAACCCCCAGGAGACAATTGCCCTAGCCGTAAGCGCCGCGACGCTGATTCGCGATCTGGCGGCAGAGCGACCCGAAACCCAGTGGCGCTTCCAGTATTCGCCGGAGGTGTTTTCGCAGACGGAGCTGGAGTTTGCCCGCGACATCTGCAATGCCGTCCTTGACGTGTGGCAGCCAACCCCCGATCGCAAAGCGATCATCAACCTGCCCGCCACGGTAGAAAGTGCCACCCCCAACGTATTTGCCGACCAGGTGGAATGGATGCATCGCCACCTGGCCTACCGCGACAGCGTCGATTTGAGCGTGCATAACCACAACGACCGGGGCTGTGCGATCGCCGCCGCCGAACTGGGCCAGATGGCTGGGGCCAACCGGGTGGAGGGCTGCCTGTTTGGTAACGGCGAGCGCACCGGCAATGTCGATATCGTCACCCTGGCGCTGAACCTCTACACCCAGGGCATTCACCCTGGCCTCGATTTCTCGCAGATTAACGAGGTGGCCCGTGTGGTCGAAGACTGCACCCAGTTGCCCATTCACCCCCGCCACCCCTACGTGGGCGATCTGGTGTTTACCGCCTTTTCGGGCTCTCACCAGGACGCGATTCGCAAGGGGTTTGCCGCCCGCAACCCTGACGACCTGTGGGATATGCCCTACTTGCCATTGGATCCGGCAGATCTGGGCCGCTCCTACGCGTCGGTGGTGCGGGTGAACAGCCAGTCGGGCAAGGGGGGGATTGCTTTCTTGCTGGAGCGCGACTACAACCTCAGCTTGCCCCGCCGGTTGCAGATTGAGTTTAGCCAGGTAGTGCAGCGAGCCATGGATGCCACGGGCAAAGAGATGACTGCCCCCATGCTGTGGAACTTGTTTGAGCAAGAGTATCTGCGGGCCAATGCGCCGTTTAAATACGTGACTCACCACTGGCGCGACGATGAATCCCCATCGGCTATTTCCACAACTGTGGAATTGAGCGGCACCGTGCTGACTCGTCAGGGCCAGGGCAACGGTCCCATTGATGCCTTTGTAGATGCGCTCGATCTGGGCATTCGGGTACATAGCTATGAGGAACGGGCCATCGGCCACGGTAGCGATGCCGATGCGATCGCCATGGTCGAAATTGCCGCCGACTGGCTAGGGGGCACTATCTATGGGGTCGGCATCCACAGCAGCATTGTCACCGCTTCGCTGCTGGCGGTTGTTAGCGCCGTCAACCGAGGGCTGGCAACGATTACACCCGCGCAGCGGCAGGCAATTTTGCCGTTGGCGGTTCCTGTGACTTAAGGGGGCACCCTCACCGCCTAACAGCCAGACTCCCCCCGTCCTAGGGCAATTCTCTAGCCAGGCATGATGGGTCACCATCATGCCTGGCTAGAGAATTGCCCCGTTGAGTGGGGGTTGATGAGCTTGCACATAAGCTAGGGCTAGGGGTGTGAGCCAGGCGACGGCTTGGTCGATCACTTGGCGATCGCCCTGGCTCCACACCCGAGGAACGCCAAAGACGCAGGCTTGCAAAACGCCCCACAGGGTTTGGGCCGAACATAGATGGGCATGCACTAAAGCCCTGTGGCCAAAGGTTTCGCGCTCAAACTCACGGTTCAAAACCTCTGGGCTAGCCCGCTCTACATCTTCCACAAAAATGCTGGGCTGGGCCTGAAGCGCCGCCGCAAACATTGGATCCTCTGTGGCCAGAGAAGGGGCTTCCGGTTTCCAGTCAGGGTCGTAGATGAGGGGTACCGATCGTTGCTTTCTCCAGCAAAACGGCACTCGCCCCAGGTGAGTTTCGGGAGAGCGCAGGTAGAGAAAGACGCGATCGCACCGCAGCTGTTGCCCCAACATCGCCAAAACCTCTTCCATCACCAAGGCAAAGTTTGGGTCACCAGGAGACACGGCTGGAAAGTAACAGACCATAGGTTTAGGCAAATTTAGACAACGTGCTCATCCGGTTGTGATGAAGTACTGGCATTGTGGGCACTCAAATACCTTAAACGCTCAACCCCACGGCCTATCCCTAACCTAACTCAGGTTTTGATCTCATACTTAAGGCAGAAGTGCTGCCGTTTCTAATGTCAAAAGAACGAGGTGAAAGCAGGTTTAGCAGTTGGTCAATGGGTGGCGGTTGGTCAGCGGAGTAGGCGAAAAAGAACGCCCAACACCCAGATATGACCAGCGAATGATGTAGAGCACAGCGAAATTACCTAGCTTGTCTACAGACCAAGCAAACGATCTATCAAAACCTAAGCGATCGCCATGGCACAATCTTTCAAACCAGGAGATCAGGTCTCTTGGAACACAGCTCAAGGCAAAACCGTGGGCAAGGTGGTCAAAAAGCTGACTTCGCGCACCGAGATCAAAGGCCATACGGTAGCGGCCTCTGACGATGATCCGCAATATCTCGTAGAGAGCGACAAGACCGGTAGCCAAGCCGCCCACAAACCAGACGCGTTAACGAAGGAAAACTAGTGTCTGCGGGGGCTTAACTCTCCTTAAGCCCCCACAGTCAACCCCAGGGCGCTTCATCACACCGCCCGCCCCAGGGTTTGCTAAAGACCTGTTCTAGCGACCGGTGGAGCCGGGCAGAATAGGTTGTTCTACCGCCAGGCGGTAGATCTCGGTCTCCTCGTTAAACTCGATGGGCAGCACGGCCACAACGTTTTCGTGGGGACGGGGAATAATCACCCAGGTTTCGAGAATGCCACCGGGAGTTTTTTCGGCGGCTTCTACTCCAGCGGCCATGGCCGCCTTAACTTCGGAGACATCACCACGAATGTTGATGGCGAAGCGGGCACTACCGGCACGAATGTAGCCGATGAGCGTCACGCGCCCGGCTTTAACCATCGCATCGGCGGCGGCTAGCACCGGGGGAAACCCTCTGGTTTCGAGCGACCCGACAGCCTGTGGCATGGTTGTACTCCTGAGAAAGTTTTGTGGGTAAAAAATTCAACCTTCATTGTACGGGGCGGTGGTAGCGATCGCGCCGTGTCGATTTATTAAAGACTATGGGGGGGTTGTAACAGCAGAGCTTATACCCGGCAGGGCCTATACCCGAAATGGTTCTGAGGCCGAGGTAAAGCCAATCGGCAAGATCGCGTCGATGTTGTCGGTGGGGTTAGGGATGATCACGTGGGTGGTGACTTCGGCCAGATTGGGGCAGGCATTGGCGGCGACCAGGCCCGCTTCCATAGCGCGCTTAACCTCAGCGACTAAGCCACGCACCACCACAAACTGCCGCCCGCTCTCGGAGCGATCTTGCACAGAAATGGTGACGTTGCCTGCCTTCACCATAGCGTCGGCGGCGGCCAGTACCGCTGGAAAGGTTTGGGTTTCGATGACGCCGACTGCGATCGCCATAGGTCTGCTCCTGCGGTGTGGTTTAATGTTGAGCCCTGCTCAACATTAAACTACACCTTGATGCCGCTGGGTTCTCCGGCGGTGGCGATGATGCGATCGCAGCCCGACTCGGGCTTGGCCCAGTCGCAGTGGCAGTCTTTGGGGTCACCCCAACACAGGCTGAGGTAAAGCTCGGTGCGGGTGGCGGCTAGCTCGGCCCATTCGCTGACAGCGATGAGCTGTTCTATCGCCTCTAGAGTTGTAGGTTCAGGCTGGTTTCCGGCCATCCACAGGCGTAGCCCATCGATAGACTGTCGCCAAAAGTCGAGGATGGCGGGCCGGGCGGCGGCCAGGGCCGCTTTATCGGCGGGGATGGCAATCAGCTGAGGGTGCAGCTCGGGCACGCGAAGGCTGCGGCCCTGAAACTGGCAGGTGTGCCATACCAGGCCCGATACACCGTGCTGGTGCTGGTAGGCGTGGATCTGGGCACGAAAATCTTGAATAGCAAATACTTTACTGAGCTTGTCGGCCCCGATCGCCTTCGACAGCACTGGGTTATCAATGCGATCGGTGGAGGACAGCACCACCCGCTTGCCCTGCCAAGTAGCGCGAAGTTCCTGATCGAGAAAATCTAGGAGTTGTTCGGTGGTGTAGCTCATGGGGCTATTTTATCAAGCGCTACGGCGGAGTTTTGTGTTCGCCTATAGTTTCCCCAGCCGTTCTGTCAAAAGCGAGTAGATACCGACGGCGTGGGCTGTTTCAAGCACGATGGCGTTGGCGGGCGCGGCGGCCGTGGGGCAGGGGTTGGCCACGGTGCGGCCCAAACACAGCGTCCCCTCGGTTTCAACCGCCAGGTGCATGGGTCGGCCAGAAAACAGCTCGGGGCACAGCAGGTAGGCAATCACGCAGGGGTCGTGGAGCGGCGGGGCGACCAGATTATGACGTTCAATATCGATCTGGCCGTAGTAGCGCAGCATGCCAGCGGCGGCCTGACCCACGGGGGTACGCAGCTGTTCGAGAGCCGCTAGGCGATCGGCGGTCGTCACCACCTGGTGGGTGACATCTAGACCCACCATCGTCAGAGGAAGGCCCGCATCGATCACTACCTTAGCCGCGTGGGGATCGACATAGAGATTAAATTCGGCGGCGGGGGTAATGTTACCGCCGCCCAGAGCACCGCCCATCATCACCACCTCGTCAATGCCCTGGGCAATGTCGGGGCACTGAATTAGCGCCACTGCCAGGTTGGTCAACGGACCGAGGGTAGCCAGGGTAATGGGAGTTTTCGTAGTGGTGAGACGTTCGATTAAGTAGGCAACGGCGTGCTGAGCGGGCAGCGGCAGGGTGGGTTCGGGCAGATCGGCCCCCTGCAAACCCGTCGCGCCGTGGATATCTTCGGCGGTGGTGAGCGATCGCACCAATGGGCGGGGGCATCCTGCATACACTGGCACATCGGTGCGCTGAGCCAGGTGACCAATGCGGCGAGCGTTAGCCGTTGTCAGCGCCAGGGGCACATTGCCCGCCACCGTGGTAATGCCCAGCAGATCAAACTCGTCGGGGCTAGCGAAGGCAAGCAGCAGGGCGATCGCATCGTCCACCCCAGGGTCACAGTCAATGATTAATGGTCGAGGTGGCATAGCTATAGTCCCAGGGAAGCTCTATAGCTATAGCAGGGTGGCACAGCATAGCCAACAGGGGCGACCGGGGCTGCCCTAGAATACGGGTAAAGGGTCTTGATAGATTTCACTGTTTAAGGAGGTTGCCCCCTTGTCTGCTGCGCTTCGTCTCATGGCTCTTATGGTATCTGGGCTGGGGCTGCTGCTGGCCACCGGTTGTGCTGGCAGTCAGCTGCAACAGTCTTTAGAGGCCGACCCTCAGCTGCAAGATCGGCCCGTCTTTAGCGACGAAGAACCCGAAGTCGTCGAGCCTGTGGCCGAGGCAGAACCAGAAGACTCCACCCCCCGTGGCGACGGCAGCGCCAGCACCAATCCACCACCGCGATCGACCACCACGGCCCTCCTCGCCGAGGTGCCCGACGATCTACGCCCCTACGTTCAAGACTGGCTGGCTTTGGGCGTAGTTGAGCGATCGCTTGAGCAGCCCGCCAGCGAGTCGGCCCCGGCCCTTGAGTTTCAGCCCAACGAAACCATTACCCGGGCAGAATTTGCCCACTGGTTGCTGACCGCCAACAACCAGTTTTACCAAGACGTACCCGCCAAGCGTATTCGCGCCGCCCGTGGTAGCGCCGACCCTGCCTTTCAAGACGTGCCCGCCTCGCACCCTCACTTTGCCGCTATTCAAGGCTTAGCCGAGGCCGGCATTATTCCCAGTGCCAAGTCCGGCAACGCCACCGCCGTCACCTTTCGGCCCGACGCCCCGCTTACCCGTGAAACCCTAGTGCTGTGGAAGGTACCCCTAGATACCCGTGCCCCCCTACCGACCGCCAATGCCGAAGCCGTCACCACCGCCTGGGGGTTTCAAGATACTTCCCAGGTCGAACCATTGGCCCTGCGGGCCGTGTTAGCTGATCACCAAAACGGTGACTTCGCCAACATTCGCCGCGCCTTTGGCTACACTACCCTCTTGCAGCCCCAAAAAGGCGTCACCCAGGCCGAGGCTGCCGCCGTGCTATGGCGTTTTGGCGATCAAACCGAAGGCATTTCGGCCAAAGATTTGCTCCGACAGTCTTCCCCCCCCTCAGGTTCCCCAGCACCGAGTAACTCTACAGACTCTCTTTAATTGCTAAATCTATTGGCCTTGCCGTTTGCGATCGCACGAAACCCGCCCCCTAGGCGACTTCTGGACAACTTTCTCCCTAATGGTGGGCAGTGCCCACCCTACAGTGGCGGTTTGCGATCGCCCAGAACCCGCCCCCCTAACGCCCTCCCACAAGCGACACCCCCATGCCCACAAAGGCCAGCACCCCGGCCACAATCATGATGGCTGCGGGCATAGCTTTGCGAGTCTGCACCCAGCGGCGCACAAAAATCACCACTAGAGCTGCGGTCACCCCCATGGCCATACCCGCACCACCGGGAGAACCCACTTGCCACAGCCAAGCCCCCACCAGCAGCAGCACAGCGCTAACCAAACCGCTAATCAGTGAAACTTTGCTGCGGGCTTGGGCATAGCCGATTAGGCCGCCGATCGCAGAGAGGGCCGCGTAGGCGATCGCATAAAGAGCTCCAGTAGGCATGGTTGGGCGCTTCAGTTTGAGCAGAACTTAAGGACATCTGTAGGCTACCGAGGTTTTTGGTACCACACAACCCCGGCAGACCTTGGGGGCATAGAACCCAACCATGGTGTACCTACTAAATCAGGAGTCGCTACAACGCAAGCCTTAACCGGCCAAACCGTTCATAGCATTACAGACAGGTTCTTGCATGCACCAACACCCTCGTCCGCATCTACCAAGCGACAGAGATCGATAAGAGCGGTCGTTCCAGTCAGTGACAAGGGTCTAGAAAGGCCTGCGAAGATAATCATGAAGGATTGGTAAAGATAAGAAATCTCCGATGATCAGGCCAAAATGACCGTGTTAGGTTCACAGAAATCACGCATTTGAGAGTTAGCCATCAAAAAACTCCCTGGAAGAACCACTTGGCCAAGATTTTAAACCCGATATTAGAAACACACAGCACTGCTTAAGCGCTTGATAGTTAATTTAAGTTAGAGGATAATGTCAATGTTAGTGGCATTTAATCATCGCCTAAAACAGCATTTTTAGGTAAGTCTGGGCATGATTTTAGGAGTCACTGATCAATGAGTGTTGATATAGACCATATAGTCCCCAGGCTGACAATTTCTGTTGTCATTCCCGTGCACAACGGCGGCGAGAGTTTTCGTCGCTGCCTTAACAGCTTGAAGCAGTCTAGCCAACAGCCCGACGAGATTATTGTGGTCGCCGATGGCGATACCGATGGTTCGTGGCAATTGGCCAAGGCCTTTGGAGTCAAGCTGTTTCGGTACGACTCAGCAGGCGGTCCAGCCCGCGCCCGCAACCAGGGTGCCAGTATGGCCCAAGGTGACATTTTGTTCTTTGTCGATGCCGATGTTACGGTTGGCCACGACACCATTCTCAACGTCGCAACGGCGTTTCAACAAGACCAAAACCTGGCCGCGCTCATTGGTTCCTACGACGACCAACCAGGGGCCGACAATTTTTTGTCACAGTATAAAAATCTGTTCCACCACTACACCCACCAGGTGTCGTCAGAAATTGCGTCCACCTTTTGGGGGGCCTGCGGGGCCGTTCGCGCTGAGGCCTTTAAGGCCGTAGGCGGGTTCGACGAACGCTACCTCAAACCCTGCGTCGAAGACATTGAGTTGGGCTACCGGCTGAAGCAGGCGGGATACAGCATTCGTCTATGCAAGCATATTCAGGTTAAACACCTTAAGTGCTGGCGGCCCATCTCGCTGTTGCGAGCCGAAATTTTCTACCGTGCCCTCCCCTGGACTGAGCTGATTCTTAACCAGCGCCAGCCCATGAACGATCTCAACCTAGATTGGTCGAATCGCTTGAGCGTGGTGCTCAGTTTTGTTTTAGTAGGGAGTTTAGCAACCCTCTGGGCTTTACCTGGACTGGGACTAGTGGCGATCGCCTGCGCCCTTAGCCTCTTAATCATCAATCGTCGGGTCTATCACTTTTTCTGGCGCAAGCGGGGAGGGCTATTTACCCTGTGCGTGATTCCGTGGCATTGGTTTTACTTTATCTACGGTGGTGCAGCCTTTGCCTACGGCTCAGTAAGGTATCATTTCCGAAAGCTATCTTGGCTAAAAACCTAAGCAGCTAACGGCCTGGTATTCATCGACTAACCCTTCCTTACACCTGAGACCCGCAACAAAGTTGCTTGATCTGCGTCGAGAGTATTAGCATTTAAGAGTATATCTAAGTCTCGCAGTCTACAATTGTTTTTCGGAGATTTGAAAATCGATGGACTCTTCTCCCGTAGTTATCATCGGTGGTGGCCCAGCCGGATTGACCGCAGGCTATGAATTAATGAAGCATGGTCGTAAGTCAATCGTGCTGGAAAAAGCCGATAAGGTAGGTGGTATTTCTCGCACTGAAACCTATAAAGGTTATCGCTTCGATATCGGTGGCCACCGCTTTTTTACTAAAGTAGACGAAGTAAAGGTAGTTTGGAAAGAAATTTTAGGTGATGATTTCATCCAAACACCTCGGCTATCAAGAATTTATTATGACAACAAATTCTACGACTATCCATTATCTTTATTAAAAACCCTAAAAAATCTAGGCCCAGTTACTAGTGCTCTCATTCTATTCAGCTATTTAAAAGCCAAAAGTCGTAAGTACTTAGCTCAAGGCGTTGAGCCTGAAACTTTTGAAGAATGGGTGATTGATTGCTTTGGTGAACGGCTCTACCGCATTTTCTTCAAGACCTACACTGAGAAGGTTTGGGGCATTCCCTGTAGCCAGATTCGAGCCGATTGGGCTGCTCAGCGCATTCAGAATATGTCACTTAAGCAAGCAGTTCTCAATGCGGTCTTTGGCAATCAAAATGCTAAAAGCCTGATCAAAACCTTTGACTACCCTCGCCTCGGCCCAGGCATGATGTGGGAGCGCTGCCAAGACCTGCTGAATGTGCATGGTTCACCGGTACATCTCAACACCGAAGTGGTACGAGTTGAGCGCGAAGGCACACGT is a genomic window of Nodosilinea sp. E11 containing:
- a CDS encoding S-layer homology domain-containing protein, whose protein sequence is MSAALRLMALMVSGLGLLLATGCAGSQLQQSLEADPQLQDRPVFSDEEPEVVEPVAEAEPEDSTPRGDGSASTNPPPRSTTTALLAEVPDDLRPYVQDWLALGVVERSLEQPASESAPALEFQPNETITRAEFAHWLLTANNQFYQDVPAKRIRAARGSADPAFQDVPASHPHFAAIQGLAEAGIIPSAKSGNATAVTFRPDAPLTRETLVLWKVPLDTRAPLPTANAEAVTTAWGFQDTSQVEPLALRAVLADHQNGDFANIRRAFGYTTLLQPQKGVTQAEAAAVLWRFGDQTEGISAKDLLRQSSPPSGSPAPSNSTDSL
- a CDS encoding nucleoside hydrolase; amino-acid sequence: MPPRPLIIDCDPGVDDAIALLLAFASPDEFDLLGITTVAGNVPLALTTANARRIGHLAQRTDVPVYAGCPRPLVRSLTTAEDIHGATGLQGADLPEPTLPLPAQHAVAYLIERLTTTKTPITLATLGPLTNLAVALIQCPDIAQGIDEVVMMGGALGGGNITPAAEFNLYVDPHAAKVVIDAGLPLTMVGLDVTHQVVTTADRLAALEQLRTPVGQAAAGMLRYYGQIDIERHNLVAPPLHDPCVIAYLLCPELFSGRPMHLAVETEGTLCLGRTVANPCPTAAAPANAIVLETAHAVGIYSLLTERLGKL
- a CDS encoding glycosyltransferase, which produces MSVDIDHIVPRLTISVVIPVHNGGESFRRCLNSLKQSSQQPDEIIVVADGDTDGSWQLAKAFGVKLFRYDSAGGPARARNQGASMAQGDILFFVDADVTVGHDTILNVATAFQQDQNLAALIGSYDDQPGADNFLSQYKNLFHHYTHQVSSEIASTFWGACGAVRAEAFKAVGGFDERYLKPCVEDIELGYRLKQAGYSIRLCKHIQVKHLKCWRPISLLRAEIFYRALPWTELILNQRQPMNDLNLDWSNRLSVVLSFVLVGSLATLWALPGLGLVAIACALSLLIINRRVYHFFWRKRGGLFTLCVIPWHWFYFIYGGAAFAYGSVRYHFRKLSWLKT
- a CDS encoding TMEM14 family protein, yielding MPTGALYAIAYAALSAIGGLIGYAQARSKVSLISGLVSAVLLLVGAWLWQVGSPGGAGMAMGVTAALVVIFVRRWVQTRKAMPAAIMIVAGVLAFVGMGVSLVGGR